From Ruminococcus sp. HUN007, a single genomic window includes:
- the rapZ gene encoding RNase adapter RapZ, which translates to MQFVIVTGLSGSGKSCAMNVLEDIGFYCIDNLPPQLISKFVEICRDGKMNKVALAVDIRSGEMFSKEVIRSIEEMKEEHFDVKVLYLESSNDVIIKRYKETRRKHPLGNDFDGSLEKAVAYERTKLDCLREVADYYIDTSYLKSSQLKESIVDLFLKKSSDSILIKVMSFGFKYGSSAEADLVFDVRCLPNPFYIPELKHLTGRDEEVRDYVMGFEQSRELLKKLEDLIAFLVPMYISEGKSQLVIAFGCTGGKHRSVTFTELMAGFLEEAGYDVLKTHRDITKS; encoded by the coding sequence ATGCAGTTTGTGATAGTTACAGGGCTTTCCGGATCGGGAAAATCCTGTGCGATGAATGTGCTTGAGGACATAGGTTTCTACTGTATCGATAATCTGCCGCCTCAGCTTATCTCGAAGTTCGTCGAGATCTGCCGTGACGGTAAAATGAACAAGGTCGCTCTTGCCGTGGACATCCGTTCCGGTGAAATGTTCTCAAAGGAAGTTATCCGTTCGATCGAAGAGATGAAGGAAGAACATTTTGATGTAAAGGTGCTCTATCTTGAATCAAGCAATGACGTTATAATCAAACGCTACAAGGAAACGAGAAGAAAGCATCCCCTCGGGAATGATTTTGACGGAAGTCTTGAAAAGGCAGTTGCATATGAAAGGACAAAACTTGACTGCCTTCGTGAGGTTGCCGACTATTACATCGATACTTCCTATCTGAAGAGCTCGCAGCTTAAGGAATCGATCGTTGATCTTTTCCTGAAAAAATCAAGTGACTCAATACTTATCAAGGTAATGTCATTCGGCTTTAAATACGGTTCATCAGCAGAGGCTGATCTTGTGTTCGATGTCCGCTGTCTGCCGAATCCGTTTTACATACCGGAACTCAAACATCTTACCGGACGCGATGAAGAGGTAAGAGACTACGTTATGGGATTTGAACAGTCTCGTGAACTGCTGAAAAAACTCGAGGATCTTATCGCTTTCCTTGTTCCGATGTATATAAGTGAAGGAAAGAGTCAGCTTGTCATTGCCTTCGGATGTACCGGCGGAAAGCACCGTTCAGTTACGTTTACCGAACTTATGGCAGGTTTCCTTGAAGAAGCAGGCTACGACGTTCTTAAAACCCACAGGGATATAACAAAATCATAA
- the murB gene encoding UDP-N-acetylmuramate dehydrogenase — protein MSYLNELISLCDSFGCRYSTDESLKEHTTFRIGGKCRIAVFINSEESLASVVSYCRENSVKYAVLGNGSNVIAEDKFFDGAVIIIGNDFSAINYIKDGVIECESGLMLSRLCITARNEGYTGLEFAYGIPGTVGGALYMNAGAYGGEMSDVVISADYLDTDGEIRTISSECMDLSYRHSAFMNSGRIILRVRVRLRRGSVSEIEKKMDELITKRRDKQPLNFPSAGSTFKRPENNVFAAALIEQCGLKGFSVGDAQVSEKHSGFVINKGNATYEDLMSLVEHVREKVKADTGYELELEPEILK, from the coding sequence ATGTCATATTTAAACGAACTGATCTCATTATGTGACAGTTTCGGATGCAGATACAGCACTGATGAATCCCTTAAGGAGCATACCACTTTCAGAATAGGCGGAAAATGCCGTATCGCTGTGTTTATAAACAGTGAGGAGTCACTTGCATCAGTTGTTTCCTACTGCCGTGAAAACAGTGTGAAATACGCTGTTCTCGGAAACGGAAGCAATGTGATAGCTGAAGACAAATTCTTTGACGGTGCTGTTATCATTATAGGAAATGATTTTTCCGCGATAAACTACATAAAGGACGGAGTAATTGAGTGCGAATCAGGACTCATGCTTTCACGTCTCTGTATAACAGCAAGAAATGAAGGCTATACAGGTCTTGAATTTGCGTACGGAATTCCGGGCACCGTGGGAGGCGCCCTCTACATGAATGCAGGCGCATACGGCGGTGAGATGTCTGACGTGGTGATCTCAGCTGATTATCTTGACACCGACGGTGAAATAAGAACCATTTCATCAGAATGTATGGATCTTTCATACCGTCACAGTGCATTTATGAATTCCGGAAGGATCATCCTCAGAGTAAGAGTCAGACTCCGCAGGGGATCCGTCAGTGAAATAGAAAAGAAAATGGATGAACTCATTACGAAGCGCCGTGATAAACAGCCGCTTAATTTCCCGAGTGCCGGAAGCACATTCAAGCGACCGGAGAACAATGTCTTTGCAGCTGCTCTTATCGAACAGTGCGGACTTAAGGGATTTTCTGTCGGTGATGCTCAGGTCAGCGAAAAACACAGCGGGTTCGTTATCAACAAGGGCAATGCAACTTATGAAGATCTTATGAGCCTTGTTGAACATGTACGGGAAAAAGTTAAAGCAGATACCGGCTACGAACTTGAACTCGAGCCTGAGATACTCAAATAG
- the hprK gene encoding HPr(Ser) kinase/phosphatase gives MSHTTPNTEANKFTVTLQQIIDELKLETVYLPKPAEEVLISENEVNRPGLQLMNFYEYFNPERIQILGKTEFAYLSTIGEENRTEIIHTLFKTKIPALVITRDLDLSIFPEFVSLAEEEKIPVLRSKDSTSSFMAALIAFLNLKLAPRITRHGVLVEIYGEGVLILGESGVGKSETAIELVKRGHRLVADDSVEIRKVSNISLVGTSPDNIRHFLELRGIGIINARTLFGVGAVKVSEKIDLIVELEIWDKEKLYDRLGIDNEYISILGVNIPAVTIPVKPGRNLAVILEVAAMNARQKKMGYNATHELLERLGMEQSGKDIIRVLE, from the coding sequence ATGTCACATACAACGCCGAATACGGAGGCAAATAAATTTACAGTAACACTGCAGCAGATAATAGATGAACTTAAACTCGAAACAGTTTATCTTCCAAAACCGGCTGAGGAGGTTCTTATTTCAGAAAACGAAGTAAACAGACCAGGTCTTCAGCTCATGAATTTCTACGAATACTTCAATCCTGAACGTATACAGATACTCGGAAAAACTGAATTCGCATATCTTTCGACCATAGGCGAGGAAAACCGTACCGAGATCATTCACACTCTGTTCAAGACCAAGATCCCTGCACTGGTAATTACCCGTGATCTTGATCTTAGCATTTTCCCTGAATTCGTTTCTCTTGCAGAAGAGGAAAAAATACCTGTTCTCAGATCAAAGGACAGTACGTCAAGTTTTATGGCTGCGCTTATCGCCTTCCTGAACCTTAAACTCGCTCCGAGGATCACAAGACACGGTGTTCTTGTCGAGATCTACGGCGAAGGTGTTCTTATTCTCGGCGAAAGCGGTGTCGGAAAGAGTGAAACTGCTATCGAACTTGTAAAGCGCGGACACAGACTCGTTGCTGACGATTCCGTTGAAATCAGAAAAGTTTCAAACATCAGTCTCGTCGGAACTTCTCCTGACAACATCCGCCATTTTCTTGAACTCCGCGGAATCGGCATAATCAATGCAAGAACACTTTTCGGTGTCGGTGCAGTCAAGGTTTCGGAAAAAATTGACCTTATTGTTGAACTTGAGATCTGGGACAAGGAAAAACTCTACGACAGACTCGGTATCGACAACGAGTACATTTCAATTCTCGGTGTAAATATTCCGGCAGTTACTATCCCGGTCAAGCCGGGCCGTAACCTTGCGGTAATACTCGAGGTCGCTGCCATGAATGCAAGACAGAAGAAAATGGGTTACAATGCTACACACGAGCTTCTTGAACGACTCGGTATGGAGCAGAGCGGAAAAGACATAATTAGAGTACTGGAGTGA
- a CDS encoding HAMP domain-containing sensor histidine kinase, with amino-acid sequence MDMIFISVIVCLSVFIVWILVKYILLKRNIRNFSSELEKLKSSDYRQPVKVTDFDDDLVKLAVLVNEHVDIQRELGAGYREKEKRLGTVISGISHDFRTPLTSSLGYLQMIEKNGELMGKNREYLATAIQKNRYLKELSDDFFEFARNENQSGDMTTEDVNLSNLMTETLLEQHSWIESRKMKTDFEVEDGIVINTDPHMLERILENLMSNVRKYADGSFGVSLKNAEDHVTLKVFNGLSEGVSVDTERVFEPFYRMNARTAEGSGLGLYVVKLLCERLGWTVSAEITKQNIFSVKITVNNLQN; translated from the coding sequence ATGGATATGATCTTTATTTCCGTTATCGTGTGCCTCTCTGTTTTTATTGTATGGATACTTGTGAAATATATTCTGCTTAAACGAAATATAAGAAATTTCTCATCCGAACTTGAAAAGCTAAAATCTTCTGATTACCGTCAGCCTGTGAAGGTCACTGATTTTGATGATGATCTTGTAAAGCTTGCAGTTCTAGTCAATGAGCATGTTGATATCCAGCGTGAACTCGGAGCAGGATACCGTGAAAAGGAAAAGAGACTCGGAACGGTCATTTCAGGTATATCCCATGATTTCCGCACACCACTTACATCGTCGCTTGGCTATCTTCAGATGATCGAAAAAAACGGTGAGCTTATGGGAAAGAATAGGGAATATCTTGCGACAGCGATTCAGAAAAACCGTTATCTCAAAGAACTTTCCGATGACTTTTTTGAGTTCGCCAGAAATGAAAATCAGTCCGGCGATATGACTACTGAAGATGTGAACTTAAGCAATCTTATGACGGAGACTCTGCTTGAACAGCATTCATGGATCGAAAGCAGGAAGATGAAAACTGATTTTGAAGTGGAAGACGGGATCGTGATAAATACCGATCCTCACATGCTTGAAAGAATACTCGAAAACCTTATGTCCAACGTCAGGAAATATGCTGACGGAAGCTTCGGAGTCTCACTGAAAAATGCAGAGGATCACGTAACTTTAAAAGTTTTCAATGGTCTATCCGAAGGAGTTTCAGTTGATACAGAACGTGTGTTTGAACCTTTTTACCGTATGAATGCAAGAACAGCGGAAGGTTCAGGACTTGGCCTTTACGTGGTAAAACTTCTGTGTGAACGTCTCGGCTGGACAGTAAGTGCAGAAATAACTAAACAGAATATTTTCAGCGTGAAAATAACAGTAAACAATCTGCAGAACTGA
- a CDS encoding ATP-binding cassette domain-containing protein codes for MTNSVITIKGLSKSYRKAKVLKNFDLSVEKGHICGLIGPNGAGKTTIMKCLAGIILPDSGEMEFFGSAEDIQKNRARMSFMIEQPVISVSMTARDNLEYIRILRGYPDEKRIDEILDIVGLADTGKKYAGKFSLGMKQRLGIGMALLPKPEIMVLDEPVNGLDPEGIVEIRNLIRRMQEEWGVTVLISSHLLAELSEICTDFSIISSGSLVENLSREELLLKCRNHIALRTNDINRTAAVLEEKLSLHDYKVIHGDEIHIFERLDEPERISKTVTDSGLIITRFNEEGQNLEDYYLEKVGECHD; via the coding sequence ATGACAAACAGTGTTATAACTATAAAGGGACTTTCAAAGTCCTACAGAAAAGCAAAGGTCCTTAAGAATTTTGACTTAAGCGTTGAGAAAGGTCATATCTGCGGACTTATTGGACCTAACGGTGCCGGCAAGACTACGATAATGAAATGCCTTGCCGGTATCATTTTACCGGATTCAGGTGAAATGGAGTTCTTCGGAAGTGCAGAAGATATACAGAAAAACCGCGCCAGAATGAGCTTCATGATCGAACAGCCTGTCATTTCAGTTTCAATGACGGCAAGGGATAATCTTGAGTACATCAGAATTCTCAGAGGCTATCCCGATGAAAAGCGTATCGATGAGATACTTGATATTGTCGGACTCGCTGATACCGGAAAGAAATATGCCGGAAAGTTTTCACTCGGAATGAAACAGCGCCTCGGAATAGGAATGGCACTGCTTCCGAAACCGGAGATAATGGTGCTTGACGAACCGGTAAACGGTCTTGATCCGGAGGGCATCGTCGAGATAAGAAATCTTATCAGAAGAATGCAGGAGGAGTGGGGAGTGACTGTGCTCATTTCCAGTCATCTTCTTGCGGAACTGAGTGAGATCTGTACCGATTTCTCCATAATAAGCAGCGGCAGTCTTGTTGAAAACCTCAGCCGTGAGGAACTTCTCCTTAAGTGCCGGAACCACATTGCCCTCAGAACCAATGATATAAACAGAACGGCAGCGGTACTTGAGGAAAAGCTTTCACTTCACGACTACAAGGTTATCCACGGGGACGAGATACACATTTTTGAAAGGCTTGATGAGCCGGAACGCATTTCAAAAACAGTTACTGATTCGGGTCTGATAATTACCAGATTCAATGAGGAAGGTCAGAATCTTGAGGACTACTATCTTGAAAAGGTAGGTGAGTGCCATGATTAG